The genomic stretch CTAGTGGGGCAGGGAATGCGGGGAGCTAAAGGGTTAAATGGGGGTTTTGGGGGTAAGTGGATGTTGGGGCATGTGGTGTGGGCATTAGTGGGGCTTTCTAGCAGGGGAGTTATGGGCCCCCCtgtgggggggcagagcaagAGGGGGGCTACGGGCTGGGAAGGAAGGTTTGCTCATGGGCAGGGTGGGATGAGGGGGTGCCAATGCTGGAGGTGCGATGGGGGGCTTTGGCATGGTTATGGGGCAGCAGCTatggatgggagggtggggggggttggggtatgagtgggggagaagtgggggggtTGTTACAAGGGATATTATGACCTGGGGGGTAACTGGGGCATGTTCCAGGGGATCAGGGTGctgggggcagctgtgggggggttagcaggggctgggggactatggtgtggggatgggaggggtttAGATTAGGGATAGGGATCATGAGcgaagtgggtgggggggtgagagggggacTATTAGGGGCTGGGGTTTTTTCGGGGCcgggggtgctggggagggacTATTTCCCCTCCCAGCGGAGGGATCCCTCTTCCTCTCAGCGCGCGCACCTGCCGCGCCGTGGTGGCCCGGCGGAGGGATCCGCGGGAAGAAGCCCCGGCCCGGAGGCCGCAGACCGGCCAAGATGGCGGCGCTGGCGCGGCGCGGGGTGGCCGGGCGGGGCCGGTGAGCGGCGCGCGGGGCccgcggggcggggcgaggcCGATGCAGCCCCGGAGCCGGGACAGGAGGTGGCCCAGGTGAGGGCGGAGGGGAGAGGCGGGTGTTACGTAAAGGACGTAGTGGTGCCGAGGGAGAAGCGCGCTACGTTACGCCTAGCGCGTAAGCCATGTTCGGGAATAGCAGTTAGGAAAGGCGCGCTTCGCAAACACCGTAGGCAAGCGCTGACTTTGCGCAAATGACGTGACGGCTCCCCCCGCTGCCGCCAGGGGGCGCCACGCGACCAGCTGACAGGCGCGGGGACGGGTGCGCACGTTGCGTAGAACAGCCGGGCAGCTGCGCAAACGGCGGAACGCGCTGCCTAGACCGCAAAGTACGCGGGCGTGGGAGCGCGGCCGCCGCCGAGAGTGGTGAGGTGACTACGCAAATGGCGTAAAGATGGGTCGGGAATAACACCCGGGGGTGGCTCACAGGGTGATAGCGGGGCTGAGACCTGAGGAATCTAGTacgccgcccctcccccccataataccccttccctcccccccacatcaccctcccccaccccgtaactccccgcccctcccccataATACACTGCCTTCCACACCCACCCCaacaacacccctcccccacgctatcccactcctcccccacaacacccccccacccaccacaacatccctcccccaccccgtaaAACTCTGCCCCCCCATAATacactgccctcccccaccctatcccactcctccctcaccccataatacccctcccctcccccacaaacaccctcctccaccccataaCACCCTACCCCCCCACTCCATAAtacactgcccctcccccacccactgcaacaacacccctccccaccccataatatcccacccatcccccacaaCACCCCATAAAACCCCACCCACTCATCCCCCAAACTCAGTAGTCCACGGGCTCTGTGCTGTGGGGTGTCTGACCCTTGTCTCTCCCCAGCTGTGCCAGGATGGCCCCAGCCTGCGAGCGGCTGCACTTCCGCTTCCCCGGCTACGGGGACGGAGTGCTGCGGCGCATGGACCAGCTGCGGGCGCAGCGGCGGTTCTGTGATGTGAcggtgcaggtgaatgagctgcGGGTGCCGGGGCACCGCGTGGTCTTCGCCGCCTGCTCCCCCTTTCTGCGCGACCAGTTCCTGCTCAGCGACTCGTCTGAGGTGTCCGTCTCACTCCTGCAGAACCCCGAGATCGGCcgccagctgctgctctcctgctacacCGGCTGCCTCGAGGTGCCGCTGCCCGAGCTGGTCAACTACCTGACGGCCGCCTCCTTCCTGCAGATGGGCCACGTGGTGGAGCTCTGCACACAGGCCGTCTCCCGCTACCTGGTGCCCaaggctgggggggagcaggcgggctgcggggaggaggagaaggggccctcccccaaccccctgcccgggCAGCAGCAGGACGGGGCAGAGGGGGCCGGGGATTTCCTGGCGGGCcgcggggaggaggagaaggggccctcccccagccccctgcccgggCAGCAGCAGGACGGGGCGGAAGGGGCCGGGGATTTCATGGCGGGCCGCAGCAGGCCTTCATCCCCGGAGATCTCCCTGCCCCTCATCAACTCCGCCGTGCAGATCACCCGCAGCTACCTTCAGGGCTGCTACAACGATGAGGTAGCGCcgggggggccctgccccccacccctcacccaaCCGGGGGGGCTGTGGCGGGGCTGCCCCCTGCGCCGGCGCCACCTGGAGCCGGCCCGGAAGGACAggccggcggggctgggggcggccAGGAGGGCGCCGGAGCTGGAGCGGCCCTACCGCTGCCCGCGCTGCGAGGGCCTGTTCCCCCAGCTGGGCGGCTTCGTGAGCCACGTGCGGGAGCACAAGCTGTTCCTCTGTCTGCGCTGTGCCAAGGTCTTCTCCCAGAAGAGCAACCTGACGCGGCACCTGCGTGTGCACACCGGCTTCAAGCCCTTCCAGTGCCCCATCTGCCGCAAGTGCTTCACGCAGAACGCCACGCTGCAGGACCACCTCAACCTGCACAGCGGCCGCAAGCCGCACCGCTGCAACTACTGTGCTGTGCACTTCACCCACAAGCCGGGCCTGCGGCGCCACCTCAAGGAGCTGCACGGCAAGAGCACCCTGCAGAACAGCCACGAGGAGAGCGAGGAGATCGCCAGGGCCTGCGACTGAGCGCCAGGGCCAGGCCGCTGCCCTTGGACCAAGCCACAGGGCCAcaggctgccctggggagggGTCATGGAGCCATAGACTGAGCCACAGGAGCTCACAGACTGAGCCACGGGGCCACAGGCTGCTCTGCTGAGAGGTCACGGAGTCAcaggctgccctggggagggGTCACGGAGTCACAGGGGCTCACGGTCTGAGCCACGGGGCCACAGGCTGCTCTGCGGAGGGGTCACAGAGTCACAGGCTGCCCTGGGGAGGAGTCACAGGGGCTCACGGACTGAGCCACGGGGCCACAGGCTACCCTGGGGAGGGGTCACGGAGCCACAGGGGCTCATGGACTGAGCCACGGGGCCACAGGCTGCTTTGCGGCAGGGTCACAGACCCATGGACCAAGCCATGGGGGCTCACAGGGCCACAGCCTCCCTTGAGGAGGGGTAATGGACCCACGGACCAAGCCACAGGCCCACGGCCTCCCCTGTGTGGGGTGAGCCATGGAATGAGCCACGGAGGCTCACAAGGTGCTTGGCACAGCCAGAGCCTTCCCTGAGGACCAGGGATACCACGGACTGTGCTATTCCCTTCGGTGTGGCGGAGCCACACCAGTATAATGGGCCAGACCATTCTGAGAGGAAGGGGGATCTGCTCAGGAGAGGACTGGACCATTCTCTGCTGAGGGTGACCCTCTCAGCTCAGATCAtttgctgcgggggggggaggggggcaatatTAATTCTTATGACCCCCAAATTCTCTAGGATCCAAAAGACTGTGGGGGAAGCGCCAGAGCAGGTagttggaagccaggactcctgggttctctggagGTCAGTGGGACGGGGAGGGGTAGCAGCCCCATGGTGAACTTCTCTTGTAAACCCATTGTGTTTATTCACCCCCAGTACTAGGGGCACCCCCCACCCTCCGAGCAGAGGGCCCCGGGAGCACAGATTGGTGGAGGGTGGGGTCCTAGGCTTGGCTGACCCAGAGCTGGGGCCTCCATCTCCAGCCCTGTCCTTGGAGAAGGGTGGGGAAGTGTCACAAAAACTTTATTCCTATAAAGTTTTGCTTTTCACACTGGCTCCCTGCGCTAGGACCAAGCATCATCACTGtggggggccaggctgggctagggaggggctgcaggtcaaGAGTGAGGGTTGCTACCGGAGGTTGTGGCCGGGGgggctcccagctctgacccctcCAATTCGCATCTGTGGGCCTGGAGcctccatccccccacagccCGTGAAGGAGCCTGCTTGGGATCCAGCTAGTTCCTCAGCCTCAAGTGCCACAGCTGCTGACTTTACAGGGGGTGCTGTcgtcccccccccatccacacacacacacccctgagcccTGAGGGAGTCGGAAGCAATCCGTGGAGTGGCCATTTCATACACAGGGACCAGTGCCCAGCGTGGGGCTGGTTCTATGGGGACCCTGCCCCTGGGGTAGACATGGcccctggagggtggggggctggttATAGGGagatgcggcccctgggggaggggggctggataCACGGCAGCACAATGGCACCTGTCTACCCCCCCACGCAGACGTGGAGTAGGCAGAGCCGGCTGGTCTCTTTATTCCCATAGGTGGGGGTTGCTCCTTCCCCCCTTAAATACAGGAATTAACTGAACACAGATAAATGGAGGATCAAACAGCCCCCAGGCCCTATCAGCCccttggagctggggtgggggagagctgatCTGGGGGCTCTTGTAGAGGGGGTCAGACCAGGTTGGACACAGTCCCCCATTCATGGCAGGGAGGGGTCCAGGTGCCCCCATCCAAGGTGaatcctcctcccccaggcagcTGCTGCGACCCAGGGTCCTCCGGAGTC from Dermochelys coriacea isolate rDerCor1 chromosome 24, rDerCor1.pri.v4, whole genome shotgun sequence encodes the following:
- the LOC119847683 gene encoding zinc finger and BTB domain-containing protein 26-like isoform X1; the protein is MAALARRGVAGRGRCARMAPACERLHFRFPGYGDGVLRRMDQLRAQRRFCDVTVQVNELRVPGHRVVFAACSPFLRDQFLLSDSSEVSVSLLQNPEIGRQLLLSCYTGCLEVPLPELVNYLTAASFLQMGHVVELCTQAVSRYLVPKAGGEQAGRGEEEKGPSPSPLPGQQQDGAEGAGDFMAGRSRPSSPEISLPLINSAVQITRSYLQGCYNDEVAPGGPCPPPLTQPGGLWRGCPLRRRHLEPARKDRPAGLGAARRAPELERPYRCPRCEGLFPQLGGFVSHVREHKLFLCLRCAKVFSQKSNLTRHLRVHTGFKPFQCPICRKCFTQNATLQDHLNLHSGRKPHRCNYCAVHFTHKPGLRRHLKELHGKSTLQNSHEESEEIARACD
- the LOC119847683 gene encoding zinc finger and BTB domain-containing protein 26-like isoform X2, whose translation is MQPRSRDRRWPSCARMAPACERLHFRFPGYGDGVLRRMDQLRAQRRFCDVTVQVNELRVPGHRVVFAACSPFLRDQFLLSDSSEVSVSLLQNPEIGRQLLLSCYTGCLEVPLPELVNYLTAASFLQMGHVVELCTQAVSRYLVPKAGGEQAGRGEEEKGPSPSPLPGQQQDGAEGAGDFMAGRSRPSSPEISLPLINSAVQITRSYLQGCYNDEVAPGGPCPPPLTQPGGLWRGCPLRRRHLEPARKDRPAGLGAARRAPELERPYRCPRCEGLFPQLGGFVSHVREHKLFLCLRCAKVFSQKSNLTRHLRVHTGFKPFQCPICRKCFTQNATLQDHLNLHSGRKPHRCNYCAVHFTHKPGLRRHLKELHGKSTLQNSHEESEEIARACD
- the LOC119847683 gene encoding zinc finger and BTB domain-containing protein 26-like isoform X3 produces the protein MAPACERLHFRFPGYGDGVLRRMDQLRAQRRFCDVTVQVNELRVPGHRVVFAACSPFLRDQFLLSDSSEVSVSLLQNPEIGRQLLLSCYTGCLEVPLPELVNYLTAASFLQMGHVVELCTQAVSRYLVPKAGGEQAGRGEEEKGPSPSPLPGQQQDGAEGAGDFMAGRSRPSSPEISLPLINSAVQITRSYLQGCYNDEVAPGGPCPPPLTQPGGLWRGCPLRRRHLEPARKDRPAGLGAARRAPELERPYRCPRCEGLFPQLGGFVSHVREHKLFLCLRCAKVFSQKSNLTRHLRVHTGFKPFQCPICRKCFTQNATLQDHLNLHSGRKPHRCNYCAVHFTHKPGLRRHLKELHGKSTLQNSHEESEEIARACD